A portion of the Bulleidia sp. zg-1006 genome contains these proteins:
- the dnaG gene encoding DNA primase, with protein sequence MASIPQNVIDDIRSKANIVDVIRHYIPVTEKGNGYVAVCPFHDDHDPSLKISTDKQIYRCFVCGNGGTLFQFVQDFEKVSFPEAVEKVGEIVGIHVQSAPKKEVVEDPQTQKMKNVLSDATSYFSYILKTNDGLKAKEYLKLRGIDEETALKFGIGYNPYRKLYSYLKAKGYSEEEMSQANLIRYYNGRFEDVFQNRITFAIHDRNGQTVGYTARSMDSNVDSKYINTDNTLVFHKGSVIYNYHRAKNPARRAGKIYLCEGVMDVIALGQAGIENAVCTLGTACTVEQMRLLASMAPILVLVYDGDNAGQNASYKVAKLAQSIGLECRIVKNMDNLDPDEIYRQKGKEVLEKFIKQEESFMEFFIDYRLKNTNLDNYSEKKKLGQEIALEIQNLNDEMDRHYFQHVLEEKLGLNFSILGRKEAKKTHTTRVKVDGVEVAEYEILAMMLQYPKAIQIFDEELGFLTDTLRNNVALTLVNRLHRKQEIQSIELLEAAQSEMERKCWSKLISMNVKEYQEESLRALFDRVKMKRLEEQSRELYDSLSNPSLDETTKKLLLQKYSEVKRELGRLKSNEEKKN encoded by the coding sequence ATGGCGAGTATTCCGCAAAATGTCATCGATGATATTCGTTCTAAAGCTAATATTGTGGATGTCATTCGACATTATATCCCAGTAACGGAGAAGGGAAATGGCTATGTGGCTGTTTGCCCTTTTCATGATGACCACGATCCATCCTTAAAAATTTCAACGGACAAGCAAATTTATCGTTGCTTTGTCTGTGGGAATGGTGGGACGCTCTTTCAATTTGTACAGGATTTTGAGAAAGTTTCTTTTCCGGAAGCGGTTGAAAAGGTAGGTGAAATCGTTGGTATTCATGTGCAAAGTGCCCCTAAAAAAGAAGTGGTAGAAGATCCACAAACGCAAAAAATGAAAAATGTCTTAAGCGATGCAACAAGTTATTTCTCCTATATTCTAAAAACAAATGATGGTCTAAAAGCAAAAGAATATCTCAAGCTGAGAGGTATTGATGAAGAAACGGCTTTGAAGTTTGGTATTGGTTATAATCCTTATCGAAAGCTTTATTCTTATTTAAAAGCAAAGGGATATAGCGAAGAAGAAATGAGCCAAGCTAACTTAATTCGTTATTATAATGGTCGTTTTGAAGATGTATTCCAAAATCGAATTACTTTCGCTATTCATGACCGAAATGGTCAAACCGTTGGTTATACAGCTAGAAGTATGGATTCAAATGTGGATTCGAAATACATTAATACGGACAATACCTTAGTCTTTCATAAGGGAAGTGTGATTTATAATTATCATCGAGCTAAAAATCCAGCCCGAAGAGCCGGCAAGATTTATCTTTGTGAAGGGGTAATGGATGTGATTGCTCTTGGACAAGCCGGTATTGAAAATGCAGTTTGTACTTTAGGAACGGCTTGTACGGTAGAGCAGATGCGTTTATTGGCTTCCATGGCTCCGATTTTAGTGCTTGTTTATGACGGTGATAATGCCGGTCAAAATGCTTCTTATAAGGTGGCTAAATTAGCGCAATCCATCGGATTGGAATGCCGAATTGTCAAGAATATGGACAATTTAGATCCGGATGAAATCTATCGTCAAAAAGGCAAAGAAGTTTTAGAGAAGTTTATAAAACAAGAAGAAAGCTTTATGGAATTTTTCATTGATTATCGATTGAAAAATACGAATTTAGATAATTATTCTGAAAAAAAGAAGCTTGGTCAAGAAATTGCTCTTGAGATTCAAAACTTAAATGATGAGATGGATCGGCATTATTTCCAACATGTTTTAGAAGAAAAACTAGGTTTGAATTTTTCGATATTGGGAAGAAAAGAAGCCAAAAAAACACATACTACGAGAGTGAAAGTTGATGGTGTGGAAGTGGCGGAATATGAAATATTAGCCATGATGCTACAATATCCAAAAGCTATTCAAATCTTTGATGAAGAATTAGGCTTTTTAACGGATACACTGCGAAATAATGTGGCTTTAACACTGGTCAATCGCCTTCATCGTAAACAAGAAATCCAATCCATTGAATTATTAGAAGCTGCCCAAAGTGAAATGGAAAGAAAGTGTTGGTCAAAACTAATCTCGATGAATGTCAAAGAATACCAAGAAGAAAGCTTAAGAGCATTATTTGATCGCGTTAAAATGAAGCGTTTGGAAGAGCAAAGTAGAGAATTGTACGATAGTCTTTCCAATCCAAGCTTAGATGAAACAACGAAAAAACTCTTGTTACAGAAGTATAGTGAAGTAAAACGTGAATTAGGTCGTTTGAAATCAAACGAAGAAAAGAAAAATTAA
- a CDS encoding glycine--tRNA ligase — translation MKREKSFDLIVAHAKETGFVFQGSEIYGGLSNTWDFGPNGVLLKDAIKRAWQKKFIQEDANNVELQAAILMNPKVWEASGHLSGFSDPLMDCKNCKTRHRADHLIEDATHGEVSPEGWSKEEMESFIKGHKIACPDCGSHDFTPIRQFNLMFKTFQGILEDSKNTIYLRPETAQGMFVQFKNIQRTYRKKLPFGIGQIGKSFRNEITPGNFIFRTREFEQMEMEYFVKPGEDDKWFSYWRNFCMDWILSLGANPEHLRFRDHEKEELSFYSKATTDIEYKFPWGWGELWGIANRTNYDLGQHEKTSNKDLTYLDSTTNEKYLPYVIEPAVGVERLFFMFFTDAYDEEELENGDTRVVMHFSPALAPVKAAILPLRAKLHGEKAEEIRHLFSKYFAVQSDGSGSIGKRYRRQDEIGTPFCITIDDETLENTTVTIRYRDSMSQERMSIEEALQKIKKEIEF, via the coding sequence ATGAAAAGAGAGAAAAGTTTTGATTTAATTGTGGCACATGCTAAGGAAACCGGCTTTGTTTTCCAAGGTTCTGAGATTTATGGGGGATTAAGCAATACCTGGGATTTTGGCCCAAATGGTGTGCTATTAAAAGATGCTATTAAACGGGCTTGGCAGAAAAAGTTTATTCAAGAAGACGCAAACAATGTTGAATTACAAGCCGCTATTTTAATGAATCCAAAGGTATGGGAGGCCTCAGGTCATTTGAGTGGATTCTCAGATCCTTTGATGGATTGTAAGAATTGTAAGACAAGACATAGAGCGGACCATTTAATTGAAGATGCAACGCATGGAGAGGTTAGTCCGGAAGGCTGGTCCAAGGAAGAAATGGAAAGCTTTATTAAGGGACATAAGATTGCTTGCCCGGATTGTGGCAGTCATGATTTCACACCAATTCGTCAATTTAATTTAATGTTTAAAACGTTCCAAGGTATTTTAGAAGACTCTAAGAATACAATTTATTTACGACCTGAAACGGCTCAAGGCATGTTTGTTCAATTCAAGAATATTCAAAGAACCTATCGTAAGAAGCTTCCTTTTGGAATTGGTCAAATTGGTAAATCTTTTCGCAATGAAATTACACCTGGTAACTTCATTTTCCGTACCCGTGAGTTTGAACAAATGGAAATGGAATACTTTGTGAAACCGGGTGAGGATGATAAATGGTTTAGTTATTGGCGTAATTTTTGTATGGATTGGATTCTTTCCTTAGGAGCTAATCCGGAACATCTTCGTTTTAGAGATCATGAAAAAGAAGAATTATCTTTCTACTCTAAAGCAACAACGGATATTGAGTATAAATTTCCATGGGGTTGGGGGGAACTATGGGGTATCGCCAACCGTACAAACTACGATTTAGGTCAACATGAAAAAACCTCTAATAAGGATTTAACGTACTTAGATTCAACAACGAATGAAAAGTACTTGCCTTATGTGATTGAACCGGCGGTTGGGGTAGAGCGTTTATTCTTTATGTTCTTTACTGATGCTTATGATGAAGAAGAATTAGAGAATGGTGATACACGTGTTGTTATGCATTTCTCACCGGCGTTAGCACCAGTTAAAGCGGCGATTTTACCATTGCGTGCCAAATTACATGGTGAAAAAGCTGAAGAAATTCGTCATTTATTTTCCAAGTATTTCGCTGTTCAAAGCGATGGCTCCGGTTCGATTGGCAAGCGTTACCGTCGTCAAGATGAGATTGGTACACCATTCTGTATCACAATTGATGATGAAACTTTAGAGAATACTACGGTTACCATTCGTTACCGTGATTCCATGAGCCAAGAAAGAATGAGCATTGAAGAAGCTTTACAAAAGATAAAAAAAGAAATTGAATTTTAA
- the recO gene encoding DNA repair protein RecO, with translation MNNQVLGFVLKEVPYQDKAVIISLLTEEGKISFIAKGVRNTKSKNASALQAFTKVEVQYDLKEGKELQTLKRAKALNFYRHVYSDLRLSSMASVIVDILDCLTVFQEDSSHLFQLLENSFSLWEKGENADTVFVLTLSTLLQEFGFEPNMDACVHCGKQEVVSFSAKEGGFLCENHAHELASPVMKISQLKKIRLAFKARLEHYEVVNHRVDFNHHEIRLAFDLFREHAGLHLKSFDFYEHLFM, from the coding sequence ATGAATAATCAAGTACTTGGCTTTGTGTTAAAAGAGGTACCTTATCAAGATAAAGCGGTCATTATTTCCCTTCTTACAGAAGAAGGGAAAATTAGTTTTATTGCTAAGGGAGTGCGTAACACAAAGTCTAAAAATGCATCGGCTTTGCAAGCTTTTACTAAGGTTGAAGTGCAATACGATTTAAAAGAAGGAAAAGAGTTACAAACTTTAAAAAGGGCGAAAGCCCTCAATTTTTATCGCCATGTGTATAGTGATTTAAGGCTTTCTTCGATGGCAAGTGTCATCGTTGATATTCTTGATTGTTTGACTGTTTTTCAAGAAGATAGCTCACATCTATTTCAATTACTAGAAAATAGTTTTTCTTTATGGGAAAAAGGAGAAAATGCCGATACGGTTTTTGTCCTTACTCTAAGCACATTATTACAAGAATTTGGTTTTGAACCAAATATGGATGCTTGCGTTCATTGCGGAAAACAAGAAGTCGTTTCTTTTAGTGCAAAAGAAGGTGGTTTTCTTTGTGAAAATCATGCCCACGAGTTAGCTAGTCCAGTTATGAAAATAAGTCAATTAAAAAAGATACGTTTGGCCTTTAAGGCTCGTTTAGAGCACTACGAAGTAGTTAATCATCGAGTTGATTTTAATCATCATGAGATACGTTTGGCTTTTGATTTATTCCGTGAACACGCCGGTTTACATTTAAAGTCCTTTGATTTCTATGAACATTTATTTATGTAA
- the era gene encoding GTPase Era, producing MRSGFVGIAGRPNAGKSSLINALVAEKIAIVSKKSQTTRSEIRGILTREDGQIIFTDTPGIHKPFDRLGVRMNKEVYSVIQDVDMLYLVVDARVPFAKGDAFVLEHIANLKKPVFLILNKVDCLSKEKVMAILGEWSKRYPFAEYFPISAKFTLKLDDLIQTTLKYLPEGDYLYPSDITSDNALDFRLAEIVREKILCKTEDEVPHACAVYIEKREFKKNTCYIQATILVDRPSQKPILIGKEGSMLKKIGSLAREDMEILLGKKVFLELFVRVEEEWRSKDARISQMGYAGANRDE from the coding sequence ATGAGAAGTGGTTTTGTTGGAATTGCCGGTCGACCAAACGCTGGTAAAAGCAGCTTGATTAATGCTTTAGTAGCTGAAAAAATAGCGATTGTATCGAAAAAAAGTCAGACTACCCGTTCAGAAATTCGTGGTATTTTAACACGCGAAGATGGACAAATTATTTTTACCGATACCCCTGGTATTCACAAGCCTTTCGATCGTCTGGGTGTACGCATGAATAAAGAGGTTTATTCGGTGATTCAGGACGTGGATATGTTGTATTTAGTGGTGGACGCTAGAGTTCCCTTTGCAAAAGGAGATGCCTTTGTACTAGAACATATTGCGAATTTAAAGAAGCCCGTTTTTTTAATCTTAAATAAAGTGGATTGTTTATCCAAAGAAAAGGTTATGGCTATTTTAGGAGAGTGGAGCAAGCGTTATCCTTTTGCAGAGTATTTTCCAATATCCGCTAAGTTTACTTTGAAATTGGATGATCTCATTCAAACTACTTTAAAGTATCTACCGGAGGGAGATTATTTATATCCAAGCGATATTACCAGTGATAATGCTTTGGATTTCCGTTTGGCTGAAATTGTTCGGGAAAAAATTCTTTGCAAAACCGAAGATGAAGTTCCACATGCTTGTGCCGTTTATATTGAAAAGCGTGAGTTTAAAAAGAATACTTGTTACATACAAGCTACGATACTAGTGGATCGTCCTTCCCAAAAACCAATCCTAATTGGCAAAGAGGGCTCTATGTTAAAGAAAATTGGTTCTTTAGCAAGAGAAGACATGGAAATATTATTAGGCAAGAAAGTTTTTTTGGAATTATTTGTTCGGGTGGAAGAAGAATGGCGTTCAAAAGATGCTCGTATTTCACAAATGGGTTATGCGGGGGCGAATCGAGATGAATAA
- the cdd gene encoding cytidine deaminase, whose product MTREELIQEAFSVLKNSYAPYSNYHVSSALECKDGRVFHGVNIENASFGATNCGERSAVFAAISEGYRKEDFVAIAIVCDGPRMAAPCGICRQVLSELLQLDTPIYLSNGKGDELDTNMRRLLPYHFDSEDVLR is encoded by the coding sequence ATGACAAGAGAAGAATTAATTCAAGAAGCCTTTTCCGTGCTTAAGAATTCCTATGCACCTTATTCCAATTATCATGTATCCAGTGCTTTAGAGTGCAAAGATGGACGTGTTTTTCATGGTGTTAATATTGAAAATGCCAGTTTCGGAGCAACGAATTGTGGGGAGCGTTCAGCGGTATTTGCGGCGATTTCCGAGGGCTATCGTAAAGAGGACTTTGTTGCGATAGCGATAGTTTGTGATGGTCCTAGAATGGCGGCACCATGTGGAATTTGTCGACAAGTCTTAAGTGAGTTATTGCAACTGGATACACCAATTTATTTATCGAATGGAAAGGGAGATGAATTGGATACAAATATGCGTCGATTATTGCCTTATCATTTTGATTCAGAGGATGTTCTTCGATGA
- the ybeY gene encoding rRNA maturation RNase YbeY, whose amino-acid sequence MEITFYYRTNFPAKPYESLYRKIGKRTEEVLQLDKHKEISVTFVRSRTIHRINRDYRQIDRPTDVLSFAIQDGEEKVDMNDLGDVFINVDYAVRQAKEYGHSEKREFCFLFAHGLLHCLGYDHMKPEDEKEMFVIQNQLLEGIADRK is encoded by the coding sequence ATGGAAATTACTTTTTATTATCGAACCAATTTTCCAGCCAAACCATATGAAAGCTTATATCGTAAAATTGGTAAAAGGACAGAAGAAGTTTTACAATTAGACAAACACAAAGAAATATCGGTTACTTTTGTTCGATCACGTACCATTCACCGAATCAATCGGGATTATCGGCAAATTGATCGACCAACGGATGTCCTCTCTTTCGCTATCCAAGATGGTGAAGAAAAAGTAGATATGAATGATTTAGGAGATGTTTTTATTAATGTTGACTATGCAGTACGCCAAGCTAAAGAATATGGGCATTCAGAAAAAAGAGAATTTTGTTTCTTATTTGCGCATGGCTTATTACACTGCTTAGGCTATGATCATATGAAGCCAGAAGATGAAAAAGAAATGTTTGTTATTCAAAATCAATTGTTAGAAGGGATTGCGGATCGAAAATGA
- a CDS encoding ISNCY family transposase, producing MKRIRLSMKEQEKYLTIKDLIDHHGNKKRAALKLGVSIRTINRLIIVYRNKGKAGFVHGNRNRPSAHCLTQELSSHIIHLYQSIYQDAGFNFSHFTQFLSEKHDIHVSLSSVRRILNEVGIFSPNEHRCSKKKRSIMSLKQTKPTLTDTELNVAVNHELSLQLAHPRKARCKNFGEEIQMDGSIHNWFGENKATLHLAIDNATGVIVGAYFDKQETLHGYYHCFHQILSNYGIPYQFLTDRRTVFEYERRTNKSAENDVLTQFGYACNTLGVTIETSSVSQYKGQIERANRTFQDRLVSELKMENITTIEKADQYLIETFVPNFNRRFAQDYTKYPSVIESSPGEETINLTLSVICERKFDNGSCISYKNKYYQAYNQNNQLIAFKPKTKALVIKTLNNTLYVTVDDRVYALFELEKNKKVSANFDTDDTKEKKPKQVHIPPMSHPWKRDSFIRQQQRAHQHKQFTR from the coding sequence ATGAAGAGGATACGATTATCTATGAAAGAACAAGAAAAATATTTAACAATCAAAGATTTAATTGACCATCACGGCAATAAGAAACGAGCAGCTTTAAAACTCGGTGTTTCTATTCGTACAATCAATCGTTTAATTATTGTCTATCGGAATAAAGGAAAAGCCGGTTTCGTTCACGGAAACAGAAACCGACCATCTGCTCATTGCCTCACACAAGAATTAAGCTCTCACATCATACATCTTTATCAATCGATTTATCAAGATGCGGGCTTTAATTTTTCTCATTTCACCCAATTCTTAAGTGAAAAACATGATATCCATGTCAGTCTTTCTTCGGTTAGAAGAATTTTAAATGAAGTAGGTATCTTCTCCCCTAATGAACACCGCTGTTCAAAAAAGAAAAGAAGTATCATGTCTTTAAAACAAACGAAACCGACTCTCACAGATACGGAACTAAATGTGGCTGTCAATCATGAATTAAGTTTACAACTAGCTCATCCAAGAAAAGCTCGATGTAAGAATTTTGGGGAAGAAATACAAATGGATGGCTCTATTCATAATTGGTTTGGTGAAAATAAGGCAACGCTACATTTAGCGATTGATAATGCCACAGGCGTGATTGTAGGTGCTTATTTTGACAAGCAAGAAACACTTCACGGCTATTATCACTGTTTTCACCAAATCCTTTCTAACTATGGCATACCCTATCAATTTCTTACCGATAGACGAACTGTTTTTGAGTATGAAAGACGCACGAATAAATCGGCTGAAAATGATGTCTTAACGCAATTCGGTTATGCCTGTAACACTCTTGGTGTTACCATTGAAACTTCCAGTGTTAGCCAATACAAGGGGCAAATAGAAAGAGCGAATAGAACCTTTCAAGACCGCTTAGTTAGTGAGTTAAAAATGGAGAATATAACAACCATAGAAAAAGCCGACCAATATCTTATTGAAACCTTCGTACCTAATTTTAATAGGCGTTTTGCTCAAGATTATACGAAATACCCTTCGGTAATAGAAAGTAGTCCCGGCGAAGAGACAATCAATCTAACATTATCAGTTATATGCGAAAGAAAATTCGATAATGGCTCCTGTATAAGCTATAAAAACAAATATTACCAAGCCTATAATCAAAATAATCAATTAATCGCCTTTAAGCCTAAGACAAAAGCCTTAGTCATTAAAACCCTAAACAATACCCTATACGTAACGGTAGATGATCGTGTGTATGCTCTATTTGAATTAGAAAAGAACAAGAAAGTCTCTGCAAATTTTGACACTGATGACACAAAAGAAAAAAAGCCGAAACAGGTACATATACCGCCAATGAGTCATCCTTGGAAAAGAGATTCATTTATTCGTCAGCAACAAAGAGCACATCAACACAAGCAATTTACACGATGA
- a CDS encoding PhoH family protein encodes MSKTIDINDVSTQDLQILVGPQDKYLKELEAAFQSQILLRDNQFIIEGKEEVLSILKELVRFVKKNHSLSLKEVQFLIQNRQGNQLDFVDQLQIGRTFSGKSIKPKTLGQYHFAKAMENNTIVIAIGPAGTGKTFLAVVKAVTALKNHEVDRIILTRPAVEAGESLGFLPGDLKEKVDPYLTPLYDALHTMLGLEQTEKLMEKGTIEIAPLAYMRGRTLENAYIILDEAQNTSNAQMKMFLTRLGFHSKMIIAGDSSQVDLKDIKLSGLADVQKRLAHVNDIAVVTMDGRDVVRHPLVQKIIEAYEK; translated from the coding sequence ATGAGTAAAACAATAGATATCAATGATGTAAGTACCCAAGACTTACAAATTCTTGTTGGACCACAAGATAAATACTTAAAAGAACTGGAAGCAGCTTTCCAAAGTCAAATTCTTTTGCGTGATAATCAATTCATAATAGAAGGAAAAGAAGAAGTGCTTTCTATTTTGAAAGAGTTAGTTCGTTTTGTGAAAAAGAACCATTCTTTATCTTTGAAGGAAGTGCAATTTTTAATTCAAAATAGGCAAGGAAATCAATTGGATTTTGTGGATCAGCTTCAAATTGGGCGTACCTTTTCAGGTAAAAGTATTAAGCCAAAGACACTTGGTCAATACCATTTTGCAAAAGCTATGGAAAACAATACAATTGTGATTGCGATTGGTCCAGCCGGGACGGGTAAGACTTTTCTGGCAGTGGTTAAAGCGGTTACGGCTTTAAAAAATCATGAGGTAGACCGTATTATTCTAACTAGACCAGCAGTGGAAGCAGGTGAAAGCCTGGGCTTTTTGCCGGGAGATTTGAAAGAAAAAGTAGATCCTTATTTAACACCTTTATACGATGCTTTACATACGATGCTAGGATTAGAGCAAACGGAAAAGCTTATGGAAAAAGGAACCATAGAGATAGCCCCGTTGGCGTATATGCGAGGAAGAACTTTGGAGAATGCTTATATTATCTTAGACGAAGCGCAAAACACATCCAATGCACAAATGAAGATGTTCTTAACACGATTGGGGTTTCATTCCAAGATGATTATTGCTGGAGATAGTTCACAGGTAGACTTAAAAGACATCAAGTTATCTGGCTTAGCGGATGTGCAAAAGCGCTTGGCACATGTGAATGATATAGCGGTTGTAACGATGGATGGAAGAGATGTCGTTCGTCATCCTCTGGTACAAAAAATTATTGAAGCTTATGAAAAATAG
- a CDS encoding MmcQ/YjbR family DNA-binding protein produces the protein MQSIRYSLIKKAEKKFQISVDYPFQRNPEAQVFRIPNQKTWFALFLRISKRKLGMDSDEMVDIVNLKCDEFIAGTLRRNPGYFPAYHMKKANWISVVLDGTVPSDEILDLLEMSYDNCLKPKKQKSFGNQTWIIPSNPKYYDIHQEIEQSEDHSLLWQQYPNFHQGDTIFIYETAPSQKIIYEGYVSEENIPYQYEDEHFSFKRGMKIKIIRDYRHHDFTLSVMKTYGIGAIRGPRHLPEELIQDLRALW, from the coding sequence ATGCAAAGTATTCGTTATTCCTTAATTAAAAAAGCTGAAAAGAAATTTCAAATTTCAGTTGATTATCCTTTTCAAAGAAATCCCGAAGCACAGGTCTTTCGTATTCCCAATCAAAAGACTTGGTTTGCGCTATTTCTGCGCATATCAAAAAGAAAATTAGGTATGGATAGCGATGAAATGGTGGATATTGTTAATCTAAAATGTGATGAATTTATCGCTGGGACATTGAGACGAAATCCCGGTTATTTCCCTGCATATCATATGAAAAAAGCGAATTGGATTTCAGTTGTTTTAGATGGAACAGTTCCTAGTGATGAAATTTTAGATTTACTGGAAATGAGTTATGACAATTGCCTTAAACCCAAGAAACAAAAATCTTTTGGCAATCAAACTTGGATTATTCCCTCCAATCCAAAGTACTATGATATTCATCAAGAAATTGAACAAAGTGAAGACCATAGTCTCCTTTGGCAACAATACCCTAATTTTCATCAAGGCGATACCATCTTTATCTATGAAACTGCCCCAAGTCAAAAAATTATTTATGAAGGCTATGTCAGTGAAGAAAATATCCCTTATCAGTATGAAGATGAACACTTTTCTTTTAAACGAGGTATGAAAATTAAAATTATTCGTGATTATCGTCATCATGATTTTACTTTATCGGTAATGAAGACATATGGTATCGGTGCCATTCGTGGTCCTCGCCATTTACCGGAAGAACTCATTCAAGATTTAAGAGCTTTATGGTAG
- the rpsU gene encoding 30S ribosomal protein S21, which produces MARVVLKENENLDDALRRFKRQVSRNGTLAEARKREYYVKPGIKRKLKIEAAKKARKRNK; this is translated from the coding sequence ATGGCAAGAGTTGTATTAAAAGAAAATGAAAACCTTGATGATGCTTTGCGTCGTTTTAAGCGCCAGGTCTCCCGCAATGGAACCCTCGCAGAAGCTCGTAAGAGAGAATATTACGTCAAGCCGGGTATTAAGCGTAAGCTTAAAATTGAAGCTGCGAAAAAGGCTAGAAAGCGCAACAAGTAA
- a CDS encoding IS30 family transposase, translating to MRKPFKHLNLEKRLLLERLLHHHYNKKEISKILDVNLSTIYRELTRGKYSRLESSLKRRIDYSPVIAQEKYCQNQTNKGKEIKLKNDHKLSKYITDCITKLKCSPAVVVNNIQRFNLQFSINISSRTIYNYVYKGVLAIEKSDLIYDRKKKRQKITHFRKWRKPKECTIEQRPQSILSREEFGNWEMDSVIGKSKDNQSLLVLTERKTRYEMIFKVKRGSKAVVRVLNRLEKAFTSQFKNIFKTITVDNGSEFSDYKGMTTSCVSKRKKRVDIYYCHPYTSCERGSNENQNRYIRRWFKKGESLNDISKIKVKMVEEWMNDYPRKLFNFRTPKELFEEEIQQIS from the coding sequence ATGAGAAAGCCATTCAAGCATTTGAATTTAGAAAAAAGACTATTATTAGAGCGTTTACTTCATCATCATTATAATAAAAAGGAAATATCAAAGATACTTGATGTTAATCTTTCAACGATTTATCGAGAGTTGACAAGAGGAAAATATAGCCGACTTGAAAGTAGTTTAAAAAGAAGAATAGACTATTCGCCAGTCATTGCACAGGAAAAATATTGTCAAAATCAAACAAACAAAGGAAAGGAAATAAAATTAAAAAACGACCATAAACTTAGCAAATATATAACCGATTGCATTACTAAATTGAAATGTAGTCCAGCTGTTGTTGTTAATAACATACAGCGTTTCAATCTTCAATTCAGCATAAACATATCATCCAGAACGATTTATAACTATGTTTACAAAGGCGTTTTAGCAATAGAAAAAAGTGATTTAATATATGATAGAAAGAAAAAAAGGCAGAAAATAACTCATTTTCGTAAATGGAGAAAACCAAAAGAATGTACCATTGAACAACGTCCACAATCTATTCTTTCCAGAGAAGAATTTGGTAATTGGGAAATGGATTCGGTTATAGGAAAAAGTAAAGATAATCAGTCTTTGTTGGTTCTAACGGAGCGTAAAACACGCTATGAAATGATTTTTAAGGTGAAACGAGGTTCAAAAGCTGTAGTTAGGGTTCTAAATCGTTTAGAAAAGGCTTTTACAAGCCAATTCAAGAACATATTCAAGACTATAACTGTAGACAATGGATCAGAATTTTCTGATTATAAAGGAATGACAACATCTTGTGTTTCTAAAAGGAAAAAGAGGGTAGATATCTACTATTGTCATCCATATACTAGTTGTGAAAGAGGAAGTAACGAAAATCAAAATAGATATATCAGGCGATGGTTTAAAAAAGGTGAATCATTAAACGACATTTCAAAAATTAAGGTTAAAATGGTAGAGGAATGGATGAATGATTATCCTAGAAAGCTATTCAATTTCAGGACACCAAAGGAACTATTTGAAGAAGAAATTCAACAAATAAGCTAA